The genomic DNA CAGGTACTCGGCATTCTGAATACGTGCAATGCTGCGTTTAGCCCCTAACTTTTTCCCCAAAATGCAGGTCAGTATGTTGATTTGCTCATTGTGTACAACTGAAATGATCAGGTCTGTGCGTTTTACATTGGCACTTTCAAGCACTTGAAGGGAAGTGGAATCGCCGGTAACCACCATCAGGTCAGTATGGCTTTCAATCATCTTGAGCAATTCCTCGTGCGGGTCAACAATGGTAATGTTGTGATGTTCACCTGACAATAGTTTTGCCAGGTGAAAGCCTACCTCACCATCGCCTGCTATGATAATATTCATTATAGTATAAACCGTTTTTCTTTGGCCGCAAAGATATATCAAAACATATCACCCCGGCCAAAAATCACCCAGATTCAGAAATGTCCGCCAGGTGTAAAAGAAAATAACAAACCGGGAAGCCTAAAGCATTAACCGTTTGGGCTTTTATCTATACTTTTGCAAACGGAAATCATCATTAACTTTAATTACAGGAAACTGATCAGTCCGGCAATAAAATCCGCAACTTATACACCATCATTTTGTACAACAGGCAGGCATTTTTAGCTTTAATAGCCGTGTACCCGAAACCAGATGGCAGTTTTCAGTGATCAAAATTGTAAAACAATAAAATATAATTCAATGAACGACATCTTAACAGCAACGGAAAACAAAGTGCTTTTTACCGAAGCCGAAATCGAAGAGATCATGCATCGTTTTCATTATTCAGAAGAAACCAGGGCGATCATCAGGGAAGAAGGTTTATTACCGGCCGGTATTCTCAGCCGCCTGCACTATGCTTTTCCACAACACTCCGGGCTCAGGGAGCAAGCAGAATTTTTATTCATTGACAAGAAACATTACTCCGGCATTGAAGGGTTCAGAGAAATTGTAAAAATTCTCAGCGATCACGGCATCGAAATTGGCCACCTCGAAGAAAGGGAACTGTTTATCAACGTGTATCGTTTCATGGCCACCAAACACGTTCTTAACACCATCAACTGGGCAAATTTTACTAAAGATTCTGTTTTTCAACTGGTTTTCCCACAACCAGGCATGATGCGGGCCGATGTCACAAAAGCATACATGAACGCCACTTCAACAGAGGAAAAGGAAAGGATTGTTAAGGATTATATGAAGGAAACAAATCCGCACGATGGCAAGCAGCAGCTTAACAAACCTACATTCATCAACGAGGATGGTGAACTGGAGGTGGTTGAAGGCAGCCAGCACAAATATCCCCAATGCAAGCTCATTTTTGATGCTCAAACCCAGAACTGTTTTGCATTCTGTAATTATTGTTTCCGCCATGCCCAGGTGCGTGGCGACGAGGATATGTTTATACAAAAAGATGTGCATCAGATTCACGAATATCTGAAGCGCCACAAGGAAGTTACCGATGTTCTCATTACCGGCGGTGATGCAGGTTACCTCAGGGAAGAACGTTTTGCCGAATACATTACTCCCATTATTGAAGACCCCGGACTCAGCCACATCAGAACCATACGCCTGGGAACCCGCGTTTTAACTTTCCACCCCGAACATCTGCTAACACCGGCATACAATGGCATGCTGAAGCTTTTCCGGAAGTTGTATGATCATGGCATCCAACTTGTTTTTATGTCGCATTTCTCAACACCACGTGAGCTGATGAACCCCAGTACGGTTGCAGCTATTCGTAGGTTGAAAGCTCACGGGGCAACGGTAAAAAGCCAAAGCCCGGTAATGAACCATATCAGCCTTTTCCAGGATGAAAACGGTGAAGTGGATGTTGACCGCTCTGCCCAGAACTGGATTGACCTCGGCAATCTGTTTGCCATGCTTGGTGTTGGGTTCCATTCAATGTACTGTGCGAGACCAACTGGTGAACATCACTATTTCACACAGCCACTGGCAAAGATTAATGAAGTCTTCAGCAAGGTTTACCGCTCGCTGCCATCAATCAATCGCCCTTCAAGGTACATTACAATGACTTCTTCAGCAGGTAAGATTTCTATGCTGGGAACCGTTGAACTTAATGGTGAGAAGCTCTTTGCACTCAAGTTCAATGAATCACGCAATATGGAATGGATGGATCAGGTGTATCTCGCCCATTACGATGAAAAAGAGAACACTATTGCCAATCTCAAACCATACGGTTCTGATAAACACTTTTATGAAGATGAGCTTGTTGAGATCGAACATCAACTGCATCATACCATACAGACAGGCAGAAGAAAATAGGTTCGGAAACTATCAACAGGCATGATTAATAAAATTGTTGGAACCGTTAATGAAGCTGTTGCTGATATTTTTGACGGAGCAATAGTGATGATCAGCGGGTTTGGCGAGGCCGGAAGCCCCATTGAACTCATTCACGCACTGATTGATCAAGGTGCAAAAAACCTTACCGTTGTCAGCAACAATACGGGCAGTGGCCATGTTGGCCTTGCAGCCCTTATTGCGAACCGCCAGGTGAAAAAGATGATCTGCTCTTTCCCGAGAACTGCGAACTCAAAAGTTTTTCCTGAATTATATCAAAACGGCGAAATTGAACTTGAGCTGGTTCCACAGGGAACCCTGGCCGAACGCATCAGGGCCGGTGGCGCGGGCATTCCTGCCTTTTTTACTCCTGCATCTGTAAACACGCCGCTTGCTGAGGGCAAGGAAACCCGAGTTTTTAACGGACATACCTATGTGATGGAATATGGCATCAGGGCCGATTTTTCGCTGGTGAAATGCAAAACCGCCGACAGATACGGCAACCTTCTCTACAATAAAACCGCCCGTAACTTCGGTCCCATTATGTGCACCGCTGCAAACACCACCATCGTACAGGCAAAACAGATTGCAGATCTGGGTGCCATTGATCCCGAAATTGTGATCACACCCGGAATATTTGTTCAACGGGTTGTGCATATTACGAGCCCCGCCGATGAATCAACGCTTGTAGCCGAAGAACGGAGGTACCCATGGTAGAAAATATAAAGATTGGCTGGGAAATGAATGAAGTGGCGCAGAAAGTTGCCTTCGATATTCCAGATGGCGCTTATGTGAACCTGGGAA from Bacteroidales bacterium includes the following:
- a CDS encoding NAD-binding protein; the protein is MNIIIAGDGEVGFHLAKLLSGEHHNITIVDPHEELLKMIESHTDLMVVTGDSTSLQVLESANVKRTDLIISVVHNEQINILTCILGKKLGAKRSIARIQNAEYL
- a CDS encoding 3-oxoacid CoA-transferase subunit A — translated: MINKIVGTVNEAVADIFDGAIVMISGFGEAGSPIELIHALIDQGAKNLTVVSNNTGSGHVGLAALIANRQVKKMICSFPRTANSKVFPELYQNGEIELELVPQGTLAERIRAGGAGIPAFFTPASVNTPLAEGKETRVFNGHTYVMEYGIRADFSLVKCKTADRYGNLLYNKTARNFGPIMCTAANTTIVQAKQIADLGAIDPEIVITPGIFVQRVVHITSPADESTLVAEERRYPW